The Carettochelys insculpta isolate YL-2023 chromosome 23, ASM3395843v1, whole genome shotgun sequence genome has a window encoding:
- the FBLIM1 gene encoding filamin-binding LIM protein 1: MLSGKVEKRVASSIYITLAPPRRDMVVQGDTRPEVHQRSQHHPKEAANAVGTQQPHVSPSKSTPNSSCPASKQSSRTLGSAGPSSGAGGWSNRGFASVPCPLLPDVPAGSDLESPLLSPPPYRLLVDGPDALSAETLHPGLQKLNVSSPGSRQASSTFPAEPRQHKIQPTRLEQADEHQAEKQNMNGHLERDMSTVCAFCHKAIAPRTPTIEAMNRQYHVDCFTCRTCHSRLAGQHYYQKAGRPLCNTCYEDTLEKCAKCQAVILDHIVRALGNGYHPECFTCSVCCRSIGDETFAVDDQNEVHCVDDFYRKYASVCNVCETPIIPQDGKDAYRIECMGRNFHESCYRCENCGVPLSPEPEENGCYPLDSHIFCKSCHIKQKNESSC; the protein is encoded by the exons ATGCTGTCTGGGAaggtggagaagagggttgcttCCTCCATATACATTACTCTGGCCCCTCCTAGGAGGGACATGGTTGTCCAGGGAGATACAAGGCCAGAGGTGCACCAGCGGAGCCAACACCACCCAAAGGAGGCTGCAAACGCTGTTGGGACCCAGCAGCCCCACGTGTCACCCTCAAAGAGCACACCCAACAGCAGCTGCCCGGCTagcaagcagagcagcaggaCGCTGGGCAGCGCTGGGCCCTCGTCTGGTGCAGGAGGCTGGTCCAACAGAG GCTTCGCCTCCGTCCCTTGTCCTCTGCTGCCTGACGTTCCCGCAGGCTCGGATCTGGAGAGCCCCCTGCTGTCTCCTCCGCCGTATCGTCTCCTGGTCGATGGACCTgatgctctgtcagcagagacaCTTCACCCTGGTCTTCAGAAGCTGAATGTGAGCTCACCTGGGAGCCGGCAG gCCTCCTCCACGTTCCCAGCAGAACCGAGGCAGCATAAAATCCAGCCAACCCGTCTGGAGCAAGCAGATGAGCATCAGGCGGAGAAACAGAACATGAATGGGCACCTGGAAAGAGACATGTCCACAG TCTGTGCCTTCTGCCACAAAGCCATTGCTCCCCGGACGCCGACCATCGAAGCCATGAACAGACAGTACCACGTGGACTGCTTCACGTGCCGGACGTGCCACAGTCGGCTGGCCGGGCAGCACTACTACCAGAAAGCGGGACGGCCACTCTGCAACACGTGCTACGAG GACACGCTGGAGAAATGCGCCAAGTGCCAGGCGGTGATCCTCGACCACATCGTCCGTGCCTTGGGGAACGGGTACCACCCCGAGTGTTTCACCTGCTCCGTGTGCTGCCGGAGCATCGGGGACGAGACCTTTGCGGTGGATGATCAGAATGAGGTGCACTGCGTGGATGACTTCTACAG GAAGTACGCCTCTGTCTGTAACGTCTGCGAGACCCCCATCATCCCACAGGACGGGAAAGATGCCTACAGGATAGAATGCATGGGGCGAAACTTCCACGAAAGCTGCTATCGGTGTGAG AACTGCGGGGTTCCCCTGTCCCCCGAGCCAGAGGAGAACGGCTGCTACCCCTTGGACAGCCACATCTTCTGCAAGTCCTGTCACATCAAACAGAAAAATGAATCAAGCTGTTAA